The genome window GATAGATGAATAATATCACATCCGCGTCCTGTTCAATGGCGCCGGATTCGCGAAGGTCGGCGAGCATGGGTCTTTTTTCCTTGCCGGGCCTCGTCTCCACCGCCCGGTTCAGCTGCGAGAGCGCAATGACGGGGACCTGGAGCTCTTTGGCGAGCGCCTTGAGCGAGCGTGAGATATTCGAAATTTCCTGCTCGCGGCTGCCCTCATCGCCCCTGCCGCGCATGAGCTGCAGATAGTCGACAATGACGAGGTCAAGCCCCTGGTCGGCCTTCAGCCTGCGTGCCTTGGCCCGCGTCTCGAGCACCGAGATCGCGGCGGTATCATCGATAAAGATCGGCGCGTCCGCCAGCTTGCCCGCAGCGGTGGAGAGCGGCGTCCAGTCGCGCTCCGACAAATGGCCGGTCCGCAGTTTGTGCGCGTCCACACGCGATTCGGAGCCCAGCATGCGCAGCACAAGCTGTTCCTTGGACATTTCAAGGCTGAAAATCGCCACCGACTTTCCCTTTTCGATGGCAGCATAGGCCGCGATATTCAGGCAGAACGCCGTCTTGCCCATGGATGGCCTGCCCGCAACGATGATCAGGTCGCTCTGCTGAAAGCCCGAGGTCCTCTCGTCCAGGTCCAGAAAACCGGTTGCAAGGCCGGTGACCATCTCTTTCTTCTCATAGAGCCGTTCCACGATCGCGAAGCTGTGCCCCACGATGTTCTTCATGGAGACAAAGGAATCTTTGATCTTGCCCTGGGCTATCTCGAAGATCGATTTCTCGGCGCGGTCCAGGAGCTCATCGATGTTAACCACGGTCCGCGAGTCTTCGTAGCTCTGGGTGATGATATCGGTGGCGGAGTGGATGAGCTTGCGAAGAACGGCCTTCTCGCGCACGATCCGCGCGTGGTGCTTGATGTTCGCCGCCGTGGGAACGAGGCTCACGAGCGTTGCGAGGTATGACGCCCCCCCCACCGCCTCGAGCCCGGTCTTGCCGCGAAGCGCGTCCGACAGCGTTACGAGGTCGATCGCTTCCCCGGTCTCGAACATGTCGAGCATGGCGGAGAATATCCTGCGGTGGGTGTCCTTGTAGAAATCGTCGGAAGAGAGGGTTTCAATGACCTTGTTCAAGGAGTCGTTCTCGATCAGGATGGCGCCAAGCACCATCTGCTCGGCTTCGATATTTTGCGGGGGGAGTTTTTGAAGAGAAACTTCGGTCTGAACGGACATGGCAGAACCTCGCGAAGGGCAAAAAGAAAAAAAGAAGCCAGAAGTCAGAAACCGGAATGGATCTCCTGACTTCTGTCTCCTGGCTCCTGAATTCTGTTGGTTTAAGAGCTACTCTTCCGCGACCACCGAGACCTTGAATTCCGCGAGAATGTCGGCATGCAGCTTCACGGAGACGGTATAGTCGCCGAGACGCCTGATCGGCTCATCGAGGACGATCTTCCGTTTGTCGATCTCCACGCCCAGCGCCTTCGCCGCATCAGCGATGTCCATTGAAGTCACGGAACCGAAGAGTTTGCCCTCTTCACCGGTCTTGGCCTTGATGATGACGGCAAGTCCTCTGATCCGGTCTGCTTCCCCCGTGGCCTCTTTTTTTATCTTGCGGACGCGGTCCGAGACCATCTTCTTCGCGTGATTCATGGCATTCAGGTTATCGGGCGTTGCCTCGATAGCCTTCTTGTTCGGCACCAGAAAATTCCTGGCATAGCCGTCGGCGACCTTGACGAGGTCTCCTATTTTACCCAATTTGTCGATATCTTCCCGTAAAATTACCTGCATTGCTGATACGACTCCTTTCAAATGTTCTGTGCCGAGATACTACCAGAAACCGGGGCAGGGTGTCAACAGGGAATTGCTCCGGAACATCCTCCCGTTGAGCAGCCGCTTTTTATCGTGCCCCTATGCAGAAACCCGGTCTCTGCCGCTCATTTTTGCCTTATATAAATGCTCATCAGCCCTCCTGATGATATCGTCCACCGACCGGTCGCTCGCCTGGACACACACCACCCCGAGGCTCAGGGTGACGGTGGCATTGTTGACCGTCTCTTCTTTGACATGAGTACGGATCCTCTCGGCAAGACCCCGGGCATCTTCCAGACTGGTGTCCGGCAGGATGATCAAAAATTCCTCACCCCCGTAGCGGCCAAGAATGTCGTAGGCACGAATCGTGTCACGCATACGGGCGGAAATGACCTGGAGGACCTGGTCCCCAATCTGGTGACCGTATGAATCGTTGATGGCCTTGAAATTGTCAACGTCTATCAGGATACAGCTCACATTCATTTTCAGCCGCTTGAACTTTTCAAACTCTTCCTCAAAACGCAGCATAATATGATGCCGGTTAAACAGTTCTGTCAACGCATCGGTAATGGCGATCTTCTCGATCGTCTGACACGCCTGGTCAAACCTCTTTATCAACCGTGCCATAAAAAAATAGATCAGTCCCAATAGAAACAGGGTTGTGACAATGCCGAATAGTACAATGGTAATGGTATTGGACCTGATCTTTCTCTGGCGGTCCTCGATGTCGAAGGTTATGCTGATTCCTCCCCGTACGTCTCCGACGGCATAGTTCTGGTGTTTATGACATTGCAGACAATCATTTTTAATATAGAGCGGCGCCATGTACCTGAAATACGTTCTGTTGTTGACCAATTCAGTTCCGGAAACTTCCTTCACTGCGCCGCTTTCGAACTGGAGAAGCGCCTTTTTTTCAAACTCGTCGGGCTCGTTATGAGGGTTCATGAGCTTCAGACTGGTGATATGGAACTTGAACATCCCCTCGTTCTCGGCATATTCCGACAGCTCACGGGTCATGAATGCCGGATTTCGCAGGGTAAATACCCTCCCGTCCACGGTCTTGATATCCGGGTTTATCAGGTAAGGATTGGATTCCACACCCTTTTTCTTCTCTACATAGACTCCGCCGTAATTCGCATTCCACGTTCTCGTCAAAACGAGGGTGTTAAAGACGACGCGCGCTTGTATGATATTCTCCTCATTCATCAGTTGCCTGGTCCGTATGACCATATCAAGGAATATCCCCGACAGGACCAGCGCGATGACCAGGCCCGTTGAAATGATGAACGTCCTGTAGAAGTTCTTCTCTTTCATCGCGGGCATATCAGCTCTTCCTCACTTTGTTTTTGAGATCATGCAGCGTATTCATGGCATCGAGCGGCGTCATGGCATCAAGATCCAGGTCCGATATCTCTTTGAATATCAGGCCCGCTTCACTTGCGAACAGACCGAGCTGTGGTTCCACATGTGCCGCTTTCCCGGCTTTTGCGTTCTTCTCCCCGCGTCCCCCGTTCGCCCCTTCTCCTGATCCGAATTTTGAAGCCCCGCCCAGGCGGGGCTCACCCTGGTCGTTGAACTCGGCCTTTTCGAGATTTGCCAGCACTTCCCGTGCGCGCTGGATCACCGCTTCCGGGAGTCCCGCGAGGCGCGCCACCTGGATGCCGTAAGACTTGTCCGCCCCGCCTTCCACCACGCGCCGGAGAAAGATGATCTGGTCGTTCCATTCCTTGATCGCCACGGTATAGTTCTTCACCCGGTCCATGGTGAGAGCGAGTTCTGTGAGTTCGTGGTAGTGCGTGGCGAACAGGGTCCGCGCCCTGATCTTCGTATGAAGGTATTCAGCCACGGCCCAGGCAATACTGATGCCGTCGAAGGTGCTCGTGCCCCGGCCAATCTCGTCGAGGATGATGAGGCTCCGGTCCGTGGCATTGTTCAGGATGTTGGCCGTTTCGTTCATCTCGACCATGAAGGTGCTCTGGCCGCGCGTGATGAAATCCGATGCCCCGATGCGCGTAAACACCCGGTCCACGATGCCGACCGTCGCCTCGCGCGCGGGAACAAACCCGCCCATCTGTGCCATGATCGTGATCAGCGCCACCTGCCGCATATAGGTGGACTTGCCCGCCATGTTCGGCCCGGTCAGGACGATCAGCTGGTTCTCCTCGCAGTCCAGGAGCGTGTCGTTCGGAATGAACCGTTCTTCAAGCGAGAGCTGCTCAATGACCGGATGTCTGCCCTCGACGATCTTGAGCATATCCCCGTCGAGGATCATTGGCCTCGCATAATTATTCTTTGCCGCGGCCTCGGCAAGAGAGGCCAGGCTGTCGAGCAATGCGACGCGCCTCGCCATTTCCTGGATCCTGACAGTAGAGGCGGCAACCGTTTCACGCACCTGCTGGAACAGCCGGTACTCCAGATCGATGATCTTTTCCTCCGCGCCGAGGACCTTTTCCTCATATTCCTTGAGCTCCGGCGTGATATAACGTTCGGCGTTCGCAAGCGTTTGCTTGCGGATGAAATCCTGCGGCACATTCGCGAGGTTGGTCTTTGTTACTTCGATATAATACCCGAAGACCCGGTTGTAACTTACCTTGAGCGAGCTGATGCCGGTGCGTTCGCGCTCGCGCAGCTCGATACCTGCGATCCAACCCTTGCCTTCCGAGCTGATGGAGCGCAGCTCGTCGAGCTCGGTGTTATATCCTTTTTTGATCAGTTTCCCCTCGCGCAAGGTATAGGGAGGATCATCGTTTATGGCGCCCTCAATGAACTGAAAGATGTCCTGGAGGCCATCCCAGTCTTGAGCAATATCATAGATCGATCGGGCATTGCACCTGATCAGCGATTCATGGAGCCGGGGGAGCGCGGTAAACGACTGTTTAAGCGCAAGCAGGTCGCGGGCATTTGCAACGCCGAGTGAGACGCGGCTGATGAGCCGTTCGAGGTCATAGACCGCGCCGAGCGCTTTCATGATGGTGGAGCGAAGCTGGTGGTCGTTCTTGAACTCCGCCACGGCGTCGAGCCGATGCTCGATCTCCACCGCGCTCATCAGCGGGTTCAGGAGCCATTCACGAAGTTTTCTGCCGCCCATTGCCGTGACCGTAGAATCGAGCACGGAAAGCAGCGTACCTTTGGTCGATCCATCGTAGATGTTCTTGACGAGCTCGAGGTTCCGCTGGCATGATGCGTCGAGGACCATGTGCTCCCGGACGAGAAAAGGCTTGATGCGGCGTATGTTCGCAAGACCGGTCTTCTGCGTCTCTTCGATATATCGAAGCGCCGCGCCTGCGGCGGAAATGCCGGACTTCATGCCGCTGCAGCCGAAACCCTCGAGCGAGGCGACTTTGAAGTGGTCGAGCAGCGTTCGCAGGGCGGTCGTGATGTCGAATGTCCAGTCGTCGCAGGCATTGATGGCCTGCGTGTATTGACGAAGCAGCAGAGCAAGGCCGGGATCAGACTCATGGTCCCTGGGCAGCACGATCTCGCGGGGCGTGAACCGCGCAAGGACGGTATCGAGCTCGGCGAGATTATCGCCGCCCTCGACCTCGGCAATGAAAAAATCGCCCGTTGAGATATCGAGAAAGGAAAGTCCGAAACCGTCCTTCTGCGGATACAGGGAAGCGAGGTAGTTGTTGTCCTTGGCATCAAGCAGATTGGAATCAAGCACCGTTCCCGGCGTCACCACCCGGATCACCTCGCGCTTCACAATGCCTTTCGCGAGTTTGGGGTCCTCCATCTGTTCGCAAATCGCGACCTTGAAGCCCCGCCGGATAAGCTTGGCGATATAGCCTTCCGCAGCGTGATACGGGAATCCGCAGAGCGGCGTCTCGATGCCCTTTGACTTGTTCCTCGCCGTAAGCGTGATCTCAAGGACCTTCGAGGCGGTCACCGCGTCCTGGTCGAACATCTCGTAGAAATCGCCCATGCGGAAAAGCAGGATTGCGTCGAGATGCCGACGCTTGATCTCGCGGTATTGTTTCATGAGGGGGGTAAGGTCATTCATGGAATTCAAGAAGATGGTAGATCAAAATCAACTACGGAGTCATACCCTGCACTCGCGCTGCGCACTCGTTAACGCTGGGCACAGGCGGAGACACTGAGAAAAACGTTGAAGTGACAAGATAAGGGGGAAAATATAAATCGTAGATTCTCCCAACTTCTCAGCTTCCCATCTTTTCGCTCTCCTCCGCGTCTCCGTGCCTCCGTGGTAAATATTCAGTCTTTTAGCTTTTCAAAATACGGTCGCAGCCTGTCATACGTTCCGTCGAGCAGCTCCGGCATCACGCGCGTTTCGTCAAAAACCGTGATAAAGCTGGAATCGCCAGTCCAGCGCGGAACGATCTGTACGTGGAGATGTTCGGGAATTCCGGCACCGGCGGATTTTCCGATATTGATGCCGATATTGAATCCATCGGGATGCATGGCCTGCTTCAGGATATTCACCGATGCCTGCGTTGTCTTTATCAGATCAGTGAGTTCCGCCTCGGGCAATCGGTCAACCTCGGACTCATGGGTAAAAGGAACGATAAGCAGGTGGCCGTTGTTATAGGGATAGAGGTTCATGATCACAAAGGAATGCTTTCCGCGATACAGGATATAGTTCCTGCGATCGTCATTCTTTTTCGCTTCCTCGCAGAGAATGCACCCAACTGTTTTTTTAGAACTGAGAATATATTTCATGCGCCATGGAGCCCAGAGTCTATCCATAATATTCGACGAAAGACGAGGGACGATCGTTCACTGCGTTCACTAGGACGACGGACGCTTTTTCGTCCCTCGTCACTCGTCCATCGTCACTCACTTGTTTTTTCCCATCTCCGCCATAACTTTCTTAATATCATCCCAGACAAGCCTTTTGTCCGATGGAGTTCTGAGCAGGTATGCCGGGTGGAACGTGGGCATGAGCGGGATACCCTGATAGGTTTTCCAGTTGCCGCGCAACGAGGTGATCCCCTCTTTTGTCTTGAGCAGGGTTTTAACGGCGACATTGCCCAGTCCGATGATGACCTGCGGGTTAATCGCCTGAAGCTGTTTGATGAGGAACGGTTCGCAGGCTTCGATCTCATCCGGCTCGGGGTTCCGGTTGCCCGGCGGCCTGCATTTCACGATATTGCAGATGTAGACATCCTCGCGCTTCAACTGCATGCCCTTGACAATGATGTCCGTCAGCAGTTGTCCGGCAGCTCCGACAAAGGGCCTCCCTTGCAGGTCTTCTTCCTGCCCGGGTCCCTCGCCCACAAATACGAGCGCGGCGTTCGGGTCGCCCTCTCCGAAGACGAGGTTCTTCCGGCCCTTGTGCAGTTTACAGCGGGTACAATCACCAAGCTCTTCGCGGACGGCGGCAAGTCCACTTGATTGTGATACAAAAGGTTTTTCTACCAATGAGGATACTGTTTTTACAGGATCCGCCTTTGAAGCAACGGGTGCTGCTGACCGGGAATCTCCTGATGACGCCATCTCAACGAAGCTCATCCCCAGCGCCCTTCGATACTCCAGATGCGCCTTGACCTGTGATACAATATCCAGAAATTCCCGCTGAATATCATCCATAATAGAGAACCCTTGTCATGGTACCTTGCCTTCCGCACTCCGAACTCCCAACTCCGAACTAACGTCTAATTCCCCCATTTCAACTTCGTTCTGAGAATCTCATAATAGCTCTTTGTAGGGTGTTTGATCAGTTTCATCCTGAACCGGGATTTTTTGATCGCCACAACATCGTTCGGCTCAAGGGGAAACCCGATCTGTCCATCAAGCGTGAGTGAAACATCCTCGCTCGGCGAGGTGAGACATACCGTGACGACGACGGAATCGGGCAACGCGATAGGCCGGTTCGACAAGGTATGCGGACAGATGGGAGTGAGCACAAAACAGTGGATCGTAGGATGAACGATCGGCCCGCCGGCGGAGAGAGAGTATGCGGTGGAACCCGTGGGCGTCGCCACGATCAATCCGTCCGCCCTGAGCGTCGTCAAATGCCCGTCGTTCACCGATACCCTGAGTTCCATCATGCGCGCAAGCGCGCCCTTGTTGATTACCGCGTCGTTCAGCACGCGGTACTGCGCAATGCGCTTTCCCTTACGGAGCACGCTCGCGGTCAGCATTATCCGGTCCTCGGTCCCGAGCTTTCCGGCAATGGCCTTCTCCAGATTGCCATAGAGCTCCTCGAGAGATACCTCCGCCATGAAACCCAGGCTGCCAAGATTGACGCCAAAGATCGGAACATCGGCATGGGCATCGGCGACAAGCCGCGCTGCGGACAGAAGCGTACCGTCACCCCCGAGCACGATGATCATTTCAACGAGCGCCGGGATCTCATCCGGTTCGTAACCCCGCCTGTTGATGGCCGCCGCGGTCTCGCTGTCGATGAAGACCTTTTTACCCCGCGCCTCAAGCCATGAGGCCAGCTTCCGGGAAGCCTTCTGCGCTGCGGGAATATTCTTGGCAATGATGCCGATCTTCTTCATACGATTCCTTTGATGGTTTTCTTCTGTGCCTGAGTAGTTACAATCCTGTTATCCGGTCAGCGGTTTTATTCGATCCAGTTCCTGCTTCAATTCCGCCACCAGCTTCTCGTACCGTTCCCCTTCCGCGAGAAATCCGAACTCGCGGCTCTTTTCATCAACGGCGGTAAGGTAGACGCCCAAGCTCACCTCGGGCAATTCATCCTCGGCCCGTTCGGCCCATTCTATCACGGTCACACCATCGGATTCAATGTATTCGTCGAACCCGATGTTCTCCAGTTCATCAGGTCCTTTGAGGCGGTAAAGATCGATGTGATAGAGCGGTACGCGTCCCTGGTACTCATTCACGAAGGTGAAGGTCGGGCTCGTGATGTACTGCTCCCGTACGTCTAATCCCCGGGCGATGCCGTAGGCTAAATTTGTCTTGCCGGCGCCGAGATCGCCGTATAAACAGACGGTATCGCCTGCGTCAAGCAATTTTCCGAGCAGCCGTCCGATCTCCCAGGTCTGCTCGGGGCTTGACGTGATCACGCTGAACATTACTCGGCCTGTCGTATGACAGCCTTCACCATGTCGCGCTTGCCCACGATGCCCACGAC of Nitrospirota bacterium contains these proteins:
- the dnaB gene encoding replicative DNA helicase encodes the protein MSVQTEVSLQKLPPQNIEAEQMVLGAILIENDSLNKVIETLSSDDFYKDTHRRIFSAMLDMFETGEAIDLVTLSDALRGKTGLEAVGGASYLATLVSLVPTAANIKHHARIVREKAVLRKLIHSATDIITQSYEDSRTVVNIDELLDRAEKSIFEIAQGKIKDSFVSMKNIVGHSFAIVERLYEKKEMVTGLATGFLDLDERTSGFQQSDLIIVAGRPSMGKTAFCLNIAAYAAIEKGKSVAIFSLEMSKEQLVLRMLGSESRVDAHKLRTGHLSERDWTPLSTAAGKLADAPIFIDDTAAISVLETRAKARRLKADQGLDLVIVDYLQLMRGRGDEGSREQEISNISRSLKALAKELQVPVIALSQLNRAVETRPGKEKRPMLADLRESGAIEQDADVILFIYRDEVYNKCECPYDGECLCGQRGKAEVIIGKQRNGPIGKVDLTFVNRYTRFENAEKRAF
- the rplI gene encoding 50S ribosomal protein L9, whose amino-acid sequence is MQVILREDIDKLGKIGDLVKVADGYARNFLVPNKKAIEATPDNLNAMNHAKKMVSDRVRKIKKEATGEADRIRGLAVIIKAKTGEEGKLFGSVTSMDIADAAKALGVEIDKRKIVLDEPIRRLGDYTVSVKLHADILAEFKVSVVAEE
- a CDS encoding diguanylate cyclase; this encodes MPAMKEKNFYRTFIISTGLVIALVLSGIFLDMVIRTRQLMNEENIIQARVVFNTLVLTRTWNANYGGVYVEKKKGVESNPYLINPDIKTVDGRVFTLRNPAFMTRELSEYAENEGMFKFHITSLKLMNPHNEPDEFEKKALLQFESGAVKEVSGTELVNNRTYFRYMAPLYIKNDCLQCHKHQNYAVGDVRGGISITFDIEDRQRKIRSNTITIVLFGIVTTLFLLGLIYFFMARLIKRFDQACQTIEKIAITDALTELFNRHHIMLRFEEEFEKFKRLKMNVSCILIDVDNFKAINDSYGHQIGDQVLQVISARMRDTIRAYDILGRYGGEEFLIILPDTSLEDARGLAERIRTHVKEETVNNATVTLSLGVVCVQASDRSVDDIIRRADEHLYKAKMSGRDRVSA
- the mutS gene encoding DNA mismatch repair protein MutS; the protein is MNDLTPLMKQYREIKRRHLDAILLFRMGDFYEMFDQDAVTASKVLEITLTARNKSKGIETPLCGFPYHAAEGYIAKLIRRGFKVAICEQMEDPKLAKGIVKREVIRVVTPGTVLDSNLLDAKDNNYLASLYPQKDGFGLSFLDISTGDFFIAEVEGGDNLAELDTVLARFTPREIVLPRDHESDPGLALLLRQYTQAINACDDWTFDITTALRTLLDHFKVASLEGFGCSGMKSGISAAGAALRYIEETQKTGLANIRRIKPFLVREHMVLDASCQRNLELVKNIYDGSTKGTLLSVLDSTVTAMGGRKLREWLLNPLMSAVEIEHRLDAVAEFKNDHQLRSTIMKALGAVYDLERLISRVSLGVANARDLLALKQSFTALPRLHESLIRCNARSIYDIAQDWDGLQDIFQFIEGAINDDPPYTLREGKLIKKGYNTELDELRSISSEGKGWIAGIELRERERTGISSLKVSYNRVFGYYIEVTKTNLANVPQDFIRKQTLANAERYITPELKEYEEKVLGAEEKIIDLEYRLFQQVRETVAASTVRIQEMARRVALLDSLASLAEAAAKNNYARPMILDGDMLKIVEGRHPVIEQLSLEERFIPNDTLLDCEENQLIVLTGPNMAGKSTYMRQVALITIMAQMGGFVPAREATVGIVDRVFTRIGASDFITRGQSTFMVEMNETANILNNATDRSLIILDEIGRGTSTFDGISIAWAVAEYLHTKIRARTLFATHYHELTELALTMDRVKNYTVAIKEWNDQIIFLRRVVEGGADKSYGIQVARLAGLPEAVIQRAREVLANLEKAEFNDQGEPRLGGASKFGSGEGANGGRGEKNAKAGKAAHVEPQLGLFASEAGLIFKEISDLDLDAMTPLDAMNTLHDLKNKVRKS
- a CDS encoding HIT domain-containing protein, coding for MKYILSSKKTVGCILCEEAKKNDDRRNYILYRGKHSFVIMNLYPYNNGHLLIVPFTHESEVDRLPEAELTDLIKTTQASVNILKQAMHPDGFNIGINIGKSAGAGIPEHLHVQIVPRWTGDSSFITVFDETRVMPELLDGTYDRLRPYFEKLKD
- a CDS encoding uracil-DNA glycosylase, encoding MDDIQREFLDIVSQVKAHLEYRRALGMSFVEMASSGDSRSAAPVASKADPVKTVSSLVEKPFVSQSSGLAAVREELGDCTRCKLHKGRKNLVFGEGDPNAALVFVGEGPGQEEDLQGRPFVGAAGQLLTDIIVKGMQLKREDVYICNIVKCRPPGNRNPEPDEIEACEPFLIKQLQAINPQVIIGLGNVAVKTLLKTKEGITSLRGNWKTYQGIPLMPTFHPAYLLRTPSDKRLVWDDIKKVMAEMGKNK
- a CDS encoding NAD(+)/NADH kinase — encoded protein: MKKIGIIAKNIPAAQKASRKLASWLEARGKKVFIDSETAAAINRRGYEPDEIPALVEMIIVLGGDGTLLSAARLVADAHADVPIFGVNLGSLGFMAEVSLEELYGNLEKAIAGKLGTEDRIMLTASVLRKGKRIAQYRVLNDAVINKGALARMMELRVSVNDGHLTTLRADGLIVATPTGSTAYSLSAGGPIVHPTIHCFVLTPICPHTLSNRPIALPDSVVVTVCLTSPSEDVSLTLDGQIGFPLEPNDVVAIKKSRFRMKLIKHPTKSYYEILRTKLKWGN
- the tsaE gene encoding tRNA (adenosine(37)-N6)-threonylcarbamoyltransferase complex ATPase subunit type 1 TsaE; the encoded protein is MFSVITSSPEQTWEIGRLLGKLLDAGDTVCLYGDLGAGKTNLAYGIARGLDVREQYITSPTFTFVNEYQGRVPLYHIDLYRLKGPDELENIGFDEYIESDGVTVIEWAERAEDELPEVSLGVYLTAVDEKSREFGFLAEGERYEKLVAELKQELDRIKPLTG